In one window of Hevea brasiliensis isolate MT/VB/25A 57/8 chromosome 10, ASM3005281v1, whole genome shotgun sequence DNA:
- the LOC110664221 gene encoding uncharacterized protein LOC110664221 — protein sequence MAPSKGWMDLVGDRLNDVYLRGVEEFLDYAFKKTGRRGEIRCPCVKCSNTYSATREVVGTHLKVYGIISNYTFWYHHGERVGESESNLESVQQSEDEPSNEMHDILRDLYPEFCGQDTNDMDTDIFACDIHKEEPNEEANKFYRLLRDFEQPLYQGSKSSKLSWLVKLLHIKSLGRWSNVSFTMLLQLLKDELLPQGSNLPQSYYDAKKVIQDLGLSYKKIDACVNNCMLYWKEDERLDFCKICGYSRWKTDKYNGEDKVKTNGKRIPKKILRYFPLKPRLQRLFMSTKTASLMRWHKDKRVDDGVMRHPADSMAWISFDKLHPNFASDSRNVRLGLASDGFQPFANSKMPYSVWPVLLIPYNLPPWMCMKQSNFILSMLIPGPEGPGDAIDIYLQPLVEELRELWETGIDTFDAYAQQNFKLHAVLLWTINDFPAYGNLSGWSTKGKLACPCCNKDTCWMRLANGGKQCYMGHRRYLPLNHKWRNDNKSFDGTRERGLPPKPLSGDDILDQVKNLEGVILTKAPHMKKAISHDGRGDNWNKKSIFFDLPYWRTLLLRHNLDVMHIEKNICDNILGTIMNIKGKTKDSIKTRFDLQALNIRPELHPVQQGNKVVIPPALYSLSTTEKYRLCQFLKQLKVPDGFSSNISLCVNMKESKISGLKSHDCHVLLLHILPLAIRGLLPKVVYEPLVELSLFFTHLGAKSLKVDVLEQLEKQIPITLCKLEMIFPPSFFDIMVHLPMHLANEAKIGGPVQYRWMYPIERALYSFKSCIRNRACVEGSIAEAYIANECMTLCSRYLHGIETKFNRMERNYDGGSNKNKGGLSIFSKVGRGLGASKTRDLDTQEWEQAHIYVLKNCDEVQPYIEEYSQLPATNLVGMSEGQWNKNFVRWFKTKVAWLHKNDSSPMMGALLSLSRGLALYVISFYGYIVNGYRFHTEYHDQGLRTQNSGVVVIGDIGDEVNNIDYYGVLTEIIQLQYLGGRRVVLFRCNWWDVYDRVRGVKIDEYGWLVLTAHPRDSYDIPLEEDIDPVDLNQFGEAYQADESINLESGETTTVDANDQISWKRMDIEPQIIDISSTQKKRKHGS from the exons ATGGCTCCTAGCAAAGGATGGATGGATCTTGTTGGTGATCGTCTTAATGATGTATATTTGCGTGGGGTTGAGGAATTTTTAGACTATGCTTTTAAGAAAACTGGGAGACGTGGGGAAATACGTTGTCCATGTGTCAAGTGTAGTAACACGTATTCCGCCACACGAGAAGTGGTAGGGACACACCTTAAGGTGTATGGAATAATAAGTAATTATACATTTTGGTATCACCATGGAGAAAGGGTAGGTGAATCTGAATCTAATTTAGAAAGTGTTCAACAAAGTGAAGATGAGCCTAGCAATGAGATGCATGACATTTTAAGGGATTTGTATCCGGAGTTTTGTGGTCAAGATACAAATGATATGGATACGGATATCTTCGCTTGTGATATTCATAAAGAGGAACCGAATGAGGAAGCAAATAAATTCTATAGGTTACTAAGAGATTTTGAGCAACCATTATACCAAGGTTCTAAGAGCTCAAAGTTATCTTGGTTAGTCAAATTGCTCCATATCAAGAGCCTTGGTCGATGGAGTAATGTGTCATTTACTATGTTGTTGCAATTATTGAAAGATGAATTATTACCTCAAGGATCTAATTTGCCACAATCGTATTATGATGCAAAGAAAGTAATTCAAGATCTTGGTCTCTCATACAAAAAAATTGATGCATGTGTAAATAATTGCATGTTATATTGGAAAGAGGATGAGAGGCTAGATTTTTGTAAGATTTGTGGCTATTCTAGATGGAAGACTGATAAATATAATGGGGAAGACAAGGTTAAAACCAATGGGAAGAGAATACCAAAAAAAATTTTGCGTTACTTTCCACTAAAGCCAAGACTTCAAAGATTGTTTATGTCCACAAAGACAGCGTCTTTGATGAGATGGCATAAAGATAAGAGGGTAGATGATGGAGTGATGAGACATCCTGCTGATTCAATGGCATGGATTTCTTTTGACAAACTACATCCAAATTTTGCCTCAGACTCTCGCAATGTGAGACTAGGCCTTGCTAGTGATGGATTTCAACCTTTTGCCAATTCAAAAATGCCATATAGTGTTTGGCCAGTTTTACTCATTCCATACAATTTGCCACCTTGGATGTGCATGAAacaatcaaattttattttatcaatgcTTATTCCAGGTCCTGAGGGTCCCGGAGATGCAATTGATATCTATCTTCAACCTTTAGTAGAAGAACTAAGAGAGTTATGGGAAACTGGCATTGATACATTTGATGCATATGCACAACAGAATTTCAAGTTACATGCAGTTTTACTATGGACTATCAATGATTTCCCTGCATATGGGAACTTATCAGGTTGGAGTACTAAGGGAAAGTTGGCTTGTCCTTGTTGTAATAAGGACACCTGTTGGATGAGGTTGGCCAATGGAGGCAAGCAATGTTATATGGGTCATCGACGATATCTTCCTCTTAATCACAAATGGAGAAATGATAACAAATCTTTTGATGGCACAAGGGAGCGAGGGTTACCACCCAAGCCACTTTCAGGAGATGATATACTTGATCAAGTGAAAAATCTTGAAGGGGTCATATTAACTAAGGCTCCTCATATGAAGAAAGCAATCTCACATGATGGCAGGGGGGACAATTGGAATAAAAAGAGTATATTCTTTGACCTTCCATATTGGAGGACCTTATTACTACGCCACAACTTAGATGTCATGCACATTGAAAAGAATATATGCGATAATATACTAGGGACAATCATGAACATAAAGGGAAAAACTAAAGATAGCATCAAAACTCGCTTTGACTTGCAAGCATTAAATATAAGACCAGAGTTACACCCAGTACAGCAGGGGAATAAAGTTGTGATACCTCCAGCATTGTACAGTTTATCTACTACAGAAAAATATAGGCTTTGCCAATTCTTGAAGCAGTTAAAAGTTCCAGATGGATTTTCATCCAATATTTCTCTTTGTGTAAACATGAAAGAGAGTAAAATCTCAGGATTAAAGAGTCATGATTGTCATGTTCTTCTATTACATATACTTCCTCTTGCAATACGTGGTTTACTTCCAAAAGTAGTATATGAACCACTTGTTGAGCTATCATTGTTCTTCACTCATTTAGGAGCAAAGTCATTAAAGGTAGATGTATTGGAGCAATTAGAAAAGCAAATTCCTATAACTCTTTGCAAGCTAGAAATGATCTTTCCACCTTCATTCTTTGACATTATGGTGCATTTGCCCATGCATTTGGCTAATGAAGCTAAAATTGGTGGACCAGTACAATATCGTTGGATGTACCCAATAGAACGAGCATTATATTCATTTAAGTCATGTATTCGTAATAGAGCTTGTGTAGAGGGTTCAATTGCAGAGGCATACATTGCAAATGAGTGCATGACTCTTTGCTCAAGGTACTTGCATGGCATTGAGACAAAGTTCAATCGAATGGAGCGCAACTATGATGGTGGcagtaataaaaataaaggagGCTTATCAATTTTCTCCAAAGTAGGACGAGGATTAGGTGCTAGTAAAACTCGTGATCTTGATACACAGGAGTGGGAGCAAGCTCATATTTATGTATTAAAGAATTGTGATGAAGTCCAGCCATACATCGA AGAGTATTCACAATTGCCAGCAACCAATTTAGTAGGTATGTCAGAAGGTCAATGGAATAAAAATTTTGTTAGATGGTTTAAGACGAAA GTTGCATGGTTGCATAAAAATGACTCAAGTCCAATGATGGGAGCCCTACTCTCATTATCACGCGGTCTTGCTCTATATGTGATATCTTTTTATGGTTATATTGTCAATGGATATAGGTTTCATACTGAATATCATGACCAAGGTTTGAGGACACAAAATAGTGGAGTTGTTGTAATTGGAGATATTGGTGATGAAGTTAACAACATAGATTACTACGGTGTCTTAACTGAGATTATTCAATTGCAATATCTTGGAGGAAGACGTGTGGTGTTATTTCGTTGTAATTGGTGGGATGTTTATGATCGAGTGAGGGGGGTTAAGATTGATGAATATGGGTGGTTAGTGTTAACT GCACATCCTCGAGATTCCTATGACATCCCATTAGAAGAAGACATTGACCCCGTTGATTTGAATCAATTCGGTGAAGCGTATCAAGCTGATGAATCTATCAATCTTGAATCTGGAGAAACAACTACAGTTGATGCAAATGACCAAATTAGTTGGAAGAGGATGGATATAGAGCCACAAATAATTGATATATCTTCAACACAGAAGAAAAGAAAACATGGATCTtga